A genomic region of Corticium candelabrum chromosome 22, ooCorCand1.1, whole genome shotgun sequence contains the following coding sequences:
- the LOC134197823 gene encoding sulfoquinovosidase-like — protein sequence MELHVPAARSVLLAIVLLSLCDAGTPIASNHTTGQFTIVFIPGEQHFDTFSVFHRDEPHRELWATDSNHACLSATYNKEDVYQNGGIFEICEGEDTACSDVRIQNITDAGGSREGGYNRVVVTGNFCGVCAFAMEFVAADVVFGGSYFQHLNLLVHVDECHREFNSIVLQWKSGVDESFYGFGHQFTHFNMKGHRLPVFLREKGVGRGLEPITAFMDIFGHGAGGSWHTTYTQVPFYVSSAMRSFVLESPEYVVFDMTQPELVRLELMSLDLHARIIYGYSYLGILSSYSAYVGRMRPLPDWISEGAILGLQGGSNVVMSALGEVKELVGDLTDVTAVWLQDWTGQRNYSGKGQLPRLGLWWNWEVDEVHYPNWTSLVSHLRSNNIRTLTYINPMLSNVSDRGTPYHHNFYQEALVRGFAVKTSSQEVWTGYGDSILVDLTNPDAVKWFKDIIKQMLLSGVDGWMCDFGEAMPLTADLASGEDGHLVHSLYSHLWGKLNSEVIETEAKNASDVVYFMRSGNYKSPNVSRLFWAGDQLVTWDVHDGLRSAIISILSGSLSGFTLAHTDIGGYTAIKTGILNYIRSKELFLRWCEMAAFTLVYRSHLGTLPKDNWQYNSDTETMHHFFRLAKVYRSWAFYRKQLMRESGMMGHPIIRHMVVNYPNSSAVHNANLTYQQFMLGTELLVAPVTTDSATSTEVFLPLGTEWTHVWSNKAIQGRDTFVTVSAPIGQPFVVYPFGSSVGKQFVVNLKKEGLLP from the exons ATGGAGTTGCATGTGCCAGCAGCTCGTTCTGTATTGCTTGCGATAGTGCTCCTATCTCTCTGTGATGCAGGCACACCAATAGCATCCAACCACACGACTGGCCAATTTACCATTGTCTTCATTCCGGGCGAACAGCACTTCGACACTTTCTCTGTTTTCCACCGAGACGAGCCGCACAGAGAGCTCTGGGCCACAGACAGCAATCATGCTTGTCTATCAGCAACTTACAACAAGGAAGACGTATACCAAAACGGAGGAATCTTTGAGATATGTGAGGGTGAAGACACTGCCTGCTCTGATGTGCGGATTCAGAACATTACTGATGCAGGGGGGTCACGAGAAGGGGGTTATAATAGAGTTGTTGTGACGGGAAATTTTTGTGGCGTGTGTGCTTTTGCTATGGAGTTTGTAGCTGCAGATGTCGTGTTTGGTGGGTCGTATTTCCAGCATCTTAATCTGTTGGTTCATGTAGACGAATGCCATAGAGAATTTAATAGCATTGTGCTACAGTGGAAATCTGGTGTTGATGAGTCGTTTTATGGCTTTGGTCATCAGTTTACTCATTTCAACATGAAAGGTCATCGTTTGCCAGTTTTTCTGAGGGAAAAGGGTGTTGGTCGAGGTCTTGAACCAATCACTGCATTTATGGATATCTTTGGTCATGGGGCTGGTGGATCATGGCATACAACTTACACTCAGGTTCCATTCTATGTCAGCAGTGCAATGAGATCATTCGTTTTGGAATCACCAGAATATGTAGTGTTTGACATGACACAACCGGAGTTAGTTCGTCTAGAACTGATGAGCCTTGATCTTCATGCCAGAATAATATACG GTTATTCTTATCTTGGTATTCTATCTTCGTATTCTGCTTACGTTGGTCGAATGAGACCTTTACCTGACTGGATATCTGAAGGTGCCATCTTGGGTTTACAAGGAGGAAGCAATGTTGTTATGTCTGCACTGGGCGAAGTGAAGGAGCTGGTGGGAGATCTAACTGACGTCACTGCAGTTTGGTTGCAAGACTGGACTGGACAAAGAAATTACTCTGGGAAAGGACAGCTTCCAAGACTTGGTCTGTGGTGGAACTGGGAG GTTGATGAGGTTCACTATCCCAACTGGACGAGCCTTGTCTCCCATTTGCGATCTAACAACATCAGAACTCTGACGTACATCAATCCCATGTTGTCCAATGTAAGTGACCGTGGCACACCATACCATCATAACTTCTATCAGGAAGCTCTGGTGCGAGGCTTTGCTGTCAAGACCTCCAGCCAGGAAGTGTGGACAGGATATGGTGATTCAATCTTGGTTGATCTCACAAACCCCGATGCAGTAAAATGGTTCAAAGATATTATCAAACAA ATGCTGTTGTCTGGtgtggatggatggatgtgtGACTTTGGTGAGGCAATGCCACTGACTGCTGATTTGGCATCAGGTGAAGACGGACATTTAGTTCACTCTCTTTATTCACATCTATGGGGCAAACTCAACTCTGAAGTTATAGAAACAGAAGCAAAG AATGCTTCTGATGTGGTTTACTTTATGAGAAGTGGTAACTATAAATCACCAAATGTGAGCAGACTTTTCTGGGCAGGAGATCAGCTTGTGACATGGGATGTTCATGATGGTCTTCGCTCAGCGATCATCAGCATCCTTTCTGGCAGTCTGTCTGGATTCACTCTTGCACATACTGATATTGGAGGATACACAGCCATTAAAACAGGAATACTGAA CTACATTAGATCCAAGGAATTGTTTCTTCGGTGGTGTGAAATGGCAGCGTTTACTCTTGTGTATCGGTCACATCTCGGCACATTGCCTAAAGACAACTGGCAATACAACAGTGACACTGAAACAATGCATCACTTCTTTCGTTTGGCCAAAGTGTATCGCTCATGGGCATTCTACAGGAAACAGCTTATGAGGGAGTCTGGTATGATGGGCCACCCAATCATCAGGCACATGGTCGTTAACTACCCCAACTCTAGTGCTGTTCACAATGCTAACCTTACGTATCAGCAATTTATGCTTGGTACAGAGCTACTGGTTGCACCAGTTACAACAGACAGTGCGACATCAACAGAAGTGTTTTTGCCACTAGGCACTGAATGGACACATGTCTGGTCAAATAAGGCTATTCAAg GAAGGGACACATTTGTTACTGTGAGTGCCCCAATTGGTCAACCATTTGTTGTCTATCCATTCGGATCGTCAGTGGGGAAACAATTTGTTGTAAATCTGAAGAAAGAAGGATTGCTGCCTTAA
- the LOC134197217 gene encoding uncharacterized protein LOC134197217 isoform X2 — MCVVTQMENRKHYRPAPADAAALNNSNKRLSLQQGKLSSALLLPQPLVQFARSETKLSQTQESLRNYELPQHVVDAIAREEEDKSRSLMVLEREDVLKHPTVGTDDSTASPRRAQPQQHQLSAYSAVVAPFDHQLALSDIEDIEQQNKTDVTIIKATDTEPRIARHSILQAHSVKVIRHMPRSETTRSVAAHQGAVKDDVLVTLSDIEEPINQQMSQTVHQTARSVNDMKDDLGVEDVELELADSDDLYYKMEQSVRKEVGWKQGDNTTTKSSSRGDTKAATKKKRPKGRVVPSRYMSSAQTYPEKRSLAQHKTAIAAKVKSLRSPKSHTQHQSQMEFHSRSHIGHESRIQTPANFSNAVNKSNWMSTPFLSHHQAGLRGRSSIPVPDVSYIAKSDDHMDVSVGDRSDLFAMGQTFARQVNTSHTSHAGAAMRSKGERQERGKEKSSSVSQFSQKDLDLLRCRMHQWSYLATMADKALYEQEQDAMKQLYAVWSETEALRNRLHTLSLNLQEAKQNEALDCALDEQLKGLAPIMQIINRLEPQFSRLAHGLDTTRHQYPTKGIQLPKKPEKLLASMNRSEVVLGDMMLSIRQQQQQAASLSQTIRALENALQVESQEMQRCQEYLSACESLQTQETSMKIHKIQTNAEETGV; from the exons TACGAACTGCCTCAAC ATGTGGTGGATGCGATTGCAAGGGAAGAAGAGGACAAGAGTCGGTCACTGATGGTCTTGGAGAGGGAAGATGTGTTGAAACACCCAACTGTTGGTACTGATGACTCAACAGCTTCACCTAGACG TGCTCAACCACAACAGCATCAGCTGTCAGCTTATTCAGCAGTTGTAGCACCTTTTGATCATCAGTTAGCACTTTCTGACATTGAAGACATTGaacaacagaacaagacaGACGTTACTATTATAAAGGCAACAGATACGGAACCAAGAATCGCACGACACAGTATA ttacAGGCACATTCTGTGAAAGTCATTCGTCACATGCCAAGAAGTGAGACAACTAGGTCGGTAGCTGCGCATCAAGGAGCAGTGAAGGATGACGTGTTGGTAACTCTCTCAGACATAGAAGAACCAATAAATCAGCAAATGTCACAGACAGTTCATCAGACTGCAAG AAGTGTAAATGATATGAAAGATGATTTGGGAGTGGAAGATGTAGAATTAGAACTGGCAGATAGTGATGATTTGTATTATAAAATGGAGCAGAGTGTAAGAAAGGAAGTTGGCTGGAAACAGGGTG ataaTACAACTACTAAAAGTAGCTCAAGAGGAGACACtaaagcagcaacaaaaaaGAAACGACCAAAAG GGCGGGTTGTTCCGTCAAGATATATGTCATCGGCACAGACTTACCCTGAAAAGAGGTCTCTAGCTCAACATAAGACTGCTATAGCTGCCAAAGTAAAA TCTCTTAGAAGTCCTAAATCTCACACACAGCATCAGAGCCAAATGGAATTTCACAGTCGCAGCCATATCGGCCATGAGAGTAGAATTCAGACACCAGCAAATTTTTCTAATGCAGTCAACAAGTCAAATTGGATGTCAACTCCATTTCTATCTCACCATCAAGCTGGTTTGAGAGGCAGGTCTTCTATTCCAGTACCAGATGTTTCCTACATTGCAAAATCAGATGACCATATGGATGTTTCTGTGGGCGATCGAAGTGATTTATTTGCTATGGGACAAACGTTTGCACGTCAGGTCAATACGAGTCATACAAGTCATGCAG GTGCAGCAATGAGATCAAAGGGTGAG AGGCAAGAGAGAGGGAAAGAGAAGTCGAGCTCAGTGTCTCAATTTAGTCAAAAGGACCTGGACTTGCTGAGATGCAGAATGCATCAGTGGTCATATTTGGCTACAATG GCTGACAAGGCTTTATATGAACAAGAACAAGACGCTATG AAGCAACTATATGCTGTTTGGTCTGAGACCGAGGCTTTACGCAATCGGCTTCACACTTTGAGTCTTAACCTTCAAGAAGCCAAACAGAATGAGGCACTGGACTGTGCATTAGATGAGCAATTGAAAGGCCTTGCACCGATTatgcaaataataaatagactAGAGCCACAGTTTTCACGTCTAGCTCATGGACTGGATACAACAAGACATCAGTATCCTACAAAAGGGATACAGCTGCCGAAGAAACCAG AAAAGCTGTTGGCTTCTATGAATCGGTCTGAGGTGGTCTTAGGTGACATGATGTTGAGTATAagacagcagcaacagcag GCTGCCTCGCTCAGCCAAACGATACGGGCTCTTGAGAATGCTCTACAAGTAGAATCACAAGAGATGCAAAG aTGTCAAGAATACCTGTCTGCGTGTGAAAGCCTTCAGACGCAAGAAACAAGCATGAAAATACACAAAATACAGACTAACGCAGAGGAAACTGGTGTATAG
- the LOC134197829 gene encoding HIG1 domain family member 1A, mitochondrial-like has translation MSISKPVLVDNEYESNAAKLWRKTKAQPFVPLGLAGTAAAVAWGAYAYRSRPAGLSTSRYVMHLRVTAQSVIVGAMIVGAFFGSRKSSRNLD, from the exons ATGTCGATATCAAAGCCTGTTTTAGTAGACAACGAATACGAGTCAAACGCCGCCAAGTTGTGGCGCAAAACGAAGGCGCAGCCGTTCGTGCCTCTTG GTTTGGCCGGCActgcagctgctgttgcttGGGGAGCGTACGCCTATCGCAGCAGACCCGCTGGACTGTCGACGTCACGCTACGTCATGCATCTCCGAGTGACTGCTCAGAGTGTTATCGTAGGAGCTATGATTGTTGGCGCGTTTTTCGGTTCACGAAAGTCGTCGAGAAACTTAGACTGA
- the LOC134197822 gene encoding histone-lysine N-methyltransferase SETD5-like has translation MEENHRPAGNIVNGPLRASADLTAIAVMKNAKKMKLEKVMLPAMISGGQRVEVEGYKGTDSDGNVTRCICGFVHDDGYMICCDRCSVWQHVLCVGVDPNDPPENYLCDKCDSRPLDFGRAVALQRRKLEEMADLGSTNSDESADESGSVSPPDFSSKLCEAVVHDHLSSTCLAPFATSGGLPRAKQRVRKPSLSKSLLLQKAHSWDSQSLPSLLDSTRLQTVNFGETNEKGIVDVNCSSHNPVTTDPWDCQSVLWCDNKKPIPGNVYTKEILEIIEIVLGNKIVMDWPLDPPQTDAVECVQRVEAKRRSLVSLTSVDANTFLHEYQGRFLTRSSFDIEHGSIPWQNSLCPYVLFFKLGNLNLNLCVDARVNGNVSRYVRRSCSPNAKVRCYIRDGKLQVGIFSQRYITSGTEITIPFDFNIHECNIMLECSCGLSTCPVLAANQATTQRLETLPLLLGGSGVRSALMTVGHNERDNSVYERQVMQHHLEQQIIQPGSPRKMSASGNHLRCAKRRRRRQSDGVILVRKDGEGDSDGLEFDGFEQEKKKNLTREERKLEAIMKAFEKMEKSEKRKREISSTGKSSGGASPESEEKKPTGRGRKIGQVGKKKPGKKRRSVTGLSLESLSPDSSSNLTSAPPATPVDVISPFTPPLVTTPVNAASTGSSVKLPRKKFIVNEWMNQDKMTTSAFGAFSSGIGASPSGADNAMNEVKENGTGPFSNLVMTSKGTTFESNGLTNDIQSNHSMSNGILLDYEKKDALPSYEWTNLQVSEKSSALEPQSLASTPQSEVLESALCSTPIRAVDPRKALLNSWSVCSTNQVTAEQPKVDMTSFCKKKRWLQMAKQVTVTQSVPVPVTQSMPVTQTVPSGCLNSCSSSCSDTTWTESDIATPLFDVTSSMRHVVSASVVRDSVSSVATLRSSNDLELGVGMREQGGKGVKRKKMSLLEYRNRKRDAVPKEETKNTSWHSESLNSSCTDNASAFGVTHTFHPVTNFEVANDADTQGNEQHIPQPHTPPLPPVIEPVTPEGDQSDSEEATMQSPTREADPQWEHSLRDKSQSRIDWSSNQTPSVLKPPQLPDLPPLPVTPPPPPPPEDMSDLPAIPHPWPVSQFQPGWTTHPLLTYPYPQPQTGMTFVQPPSSHPTSWTSFPHVGRTNYLTDSTQYTLGISSTGNFPSANPNGPFYH, from the exons ATGGAAGAAAATCATCGACCAGCTGGAAACATCGTAAACGGACCGCTTCGCGCTTCAGCGGACCTAACGGCGATAGCTGTTATGAAAAATGCAAAGAAAATGAAGTTGGAAAAG GTGATGTTACCTGCTATGATTTCCGGTGGTCAGAGAGTTGAAGTTGAGGGATATAAAGGAACGGATTCAGACGGCAACGTAACACGTTGTATTTG CGGTTTTGTTCACGACGACGGCTACATGATCTGTTGTGATCGCTGCAG TGTATGGCAACACGTGTTGTGCGTGGGCGTGGACCCCAATGATCCACCGGAAAATTATCTTTGTGATAAGTGTGATTCAAG GCCTTTAGATTTTGGAAGAGCAGTGGCACTACAGAGAAGAAAGCTGGAGGAAATGGCAG ACTTGGGATCTACGAATTCCGATGAATCTGCAGATGAGAGTGGAAGCGTCAGTCCTCCTGATTTTAGCAGCAAATTGTGTGAGGCGGTTGTTCACGATCACTTGTCCAGTACGTGTCTTGCGCCGTTTGCAACGTCAGGTGGGCTTCCACGAGCAAAGCAGAGGGTTAGAAAG CCTTCACTGTCAAAGTCTTTGCTGCTTCAAAAG GCTCATTCTTGGGACAGCCAGTCATTACCGTCACTTTTGGATTCAACACGGCTGCAGACAGTGAATTTTGGTGAAACGAACGAGAAAGGCATTGTTGATGTTAATTGTTCATCACATAATCCGGTCACTACTGATCCTTGGGACTGCCAATCTGT GCTCTGGTGTGACAACAAGAAGCCGATTCCTGGCAATGTATATACGAAAGAGATACTAGAGATTATCGAGATAGTGTTGGGG AATAAGATTGTGATGGATTGGCCGTTGGATCCACCACAGACAGATGCGGTTGAATGTGTGCAGCGCGTGGAGGCAAAACGAAGG TCTCTGGTCTCTCTAACAAGTGTCGATGCCAATACGTTTCTCCACGAATACCAG GGTCGTTTTTTGACACGATCTTCATTTGACATTGAACATGGATCAATTCCATGGCAAAACAG TCTTTGTCCTTATGTTCTCTTCTTCAAGCTAGGAAATTTAAATTTGAACCTTTGTGTTGATGCGAG GGTGAATGGGAACGTGAGTCGTTATGTTCGTCGAAGTTGCTCTCCAAATGCAAAG GTGCGCTGCTACATTCGAGATGGCAAGCTTCAAGTCGGCATCTTCTCACAACGTTACATCACTTCTGGGACGGAAATCACGATTCCATTCGATTTCAACATCCACGAATG CAACATTATGTTGGAATGTTCGTGTGGGTTGTCTACATGTCCTGTGCTGGCCGCAAACCAGGCAACAACACAGAGACTAGAAACGCTTCCGTTGCTACTTGGAGGGTCGGGAGTGAGATCAGCATTGATGACGGTCGGACACAACGAGAGAGACAATTCCGTGTACGAACGGCAAGTGATGCAACATCATCTAGAGCAACAGATAATACAACCTGG ttctcCACGAAAGATGAGCGCGAGTGGCAATCATTTACGGTGTGCTAAACGACGTCGGAGACGTCAGTCGGATGGAGTAATTCTTGTAAGGAAAGAC GGTGAAGGAGACTCTGATGGCTTGGAGTTTG ATGGTTTTGAGCAAGAAAAGAAGAAG AATCTGACTCGTGAGGAGAGGAAGCTCGAGGCTATCATGAAGGCCTTCGAGAAGATGGAGAAAAGTGAGAAGAGGAAACGAGAAATCAGCAGTACAGG CAAAAGCAGTGGAGGAGCTTCACCAGAG AGTGAAGAGAAGAAACCAACTGGTCGTGGTAGAAAGATTGGTCAGGTGGGGAAAAAGAAGCCGGGAAAAAA GCGTCGCTCTGTTACTGGTTTGAGTTTGGAGTCTCTCTCACCAGACAGCAGCAGTAACTTAACGTCTGCACCACCAGCCACGCCGGTAGACGTCATCTCTCCATTTACACCTCCACTAGTGACGACTCCGGTCAACGCGGCATCTACAGGAAGTTCGGTGAAATTGCCGAGGAaaaagtttattgtcaacgaGTGGATGAACCAAGACAAAATGACGACATCTGCGTTTGGAGCTTTTTCTAGTGGAATTGGTGCTTCACCATCAGGGGCTGATAATGCTATGAATGAAGTCAAAGAGAATgggacag GCCCATTTTCCAACCTTGTAATGACTTCAAAAGGAACAACATTTGAGTCAAATGGTTTGACAAATGACATACAGAGTAATCACTCAATGAGCAATGGGATTTTGCTCGATTATGAGAAAAAGGATGCTTTACCCTCCTATGAATGGACTAACCTCCAAGTGTCTGAAAAGAGTTCTGCTCTTGAACCTCAAAGCCTCGCTTCAACACCACAGTCAGAAGTCTTGGAGTCTGCGTTGTGTTCTACTCCAATCCGAGCTGTAGATCCAAGAAAAGCACTGCTAAACTCTTGGTCTGTTTGCTCAACAAATCAAGTCACTGCAGAGCAACCAAAGGTTGATATGACGTCATTTTGTAAGAAAAAGAGATGGCTTCAAATGGCTAAACAAGTGACCGTAACACAGTCAGTGCCTGTGCCTGTAACACAGTCAATGCCTGTGACACAGACGGTTCCATCAGGCTGTTTAAACTCGTGTAGTAGCTCTTGTAGTGATACAACATGGACAGAAAGTGATATTGCGACTCCTCTCTTTGATGTAACATCTTCAATGAGACATGTTGTGTCTGCCAGTGTTGTGCGAGATTCTGTGTCATCAGTTGCAACGTTGAGGAGTTCTAATGATTTAGAGTTGGGAGTTGGTATGAGAGAACAGGGAGGCAAGGGAGTGAAACGAAAGAAAATGTCGTTATTAGAGTACAGAAACAGGAAACGGGATGCTGTACCCAAAGAAGAGACAAAGAATACATCATGGCATTCAGAGTCTCTCAATTCGTCGTGTACAGACAATGCCTCTGCGTTTGGAGTCACTCACACATTCCATCCAGTTACCAACTTTGAGGTTGCAAACGATGCAGACACACAGGGAAACGAGCAACATATTCCCCAGCCTCATACTCCACCTCTGCCGCCAGTTATTGAACCCGTCACACCAGAGGGCGACCAATCAGACAGTGAAGAAGCAACCATGCAATCACCAACAAGAGAAGCCGACCCTCAATGGGAACATTCACTACGAGATAAGTCACAGAGTCGAATTGACTGGTCAAGCAACCAGACACCGTCTGTATTGAAACCACCACAACTGCCTGATCTTCCTCCACTTCCAGTCAcgccaccaccacctccaCCTCCAGAGGATATGTCAGACCTACCAGCCATCCCTCACCCATGGCCTGTCTCTCAGTTTCAACCGGGTTGGACAACACACCCTCTACTCACATACCCGTACCCACAACCACAAACTGGTATGACGTTTGTACAGCCACCTTCGTCGCACCCGACGAGTTGGACATCATTTCCTCATGTTGGAAGAACCAACTACTTGACTGATTCTACACAGTACACGCTGGGCATATCATCGACTGGTAACTTTCCTTCTGCTAACCCAAATGGTCCTTTCTATCACTAA
- the LOC134197217 gene encoding uncharacterized protein LOC134197217 isoform X1, with translation MCVVTQMENRKHYRPAPADAAALNNSNKRLSLQQGKLSSALLLPQPLVQFARSETKLSQTQESLRNYELPQHVVDAIAREEEDKSRSLMVLEREDVLKHPTVGTDDSTASPRRAQPQQHQLSAYSAVVAPFDHQLALSDIEDIEQQNKTDVTIIKATDTEPRIARHSIGAWTAQQQASLVENTKFNKSEQFPLQAHSVKVIRHMPRSETTRSVAAHQGAVKDDVLVTLSDIEEPINQQMSQTVHQTARSVNDMKDDLGVEDVELELADSDDLYYKMEQSVRKEVGWKQGDNTTTKSSSRGDTKAATKKKRPKGRVVPSRYMSSAQTYPEKRSLAQHKTAIAAKVKSLRSPKSHTQHQSQMEFHSRSHIGHESRIQTPANFSNAVNKSNWMSTPFLSHHQAGLRGRSSIPVPDVSYIAKSDDHMDVSVGDRSDLFAMGQTFARQVNTSHTSHAGAAMRSKGERQERGKEKSSSVSQFSQKDLDLLRCRMHQWSYLATMADKALYEQEQDAMKQLYAVWSETEALRNRLHTLSLNLQEAKQNEALDCALDEQLKGLAPIMQIINRLEPQFSRLAHGLDTTRHQYPTKGIQLPKKPEKLLASMNRSEVVLGDMMLSIRQQQQQAASLSQTIRALENALQVESQEMQRCQEYLSACESLQTQETSMKIHKIQTNAEETGV, from the exons TACGAACTGCCTCAAC ATGTGGTGGATGCGATTGCAAGGGAAGAAGAGGACAAGAGTCGGTCACTGATGGTCTTGGAGAGGGAAGATGTGTTGAAACACCCAACTGTTGGTACTGATGACTCAACAGCTTCACCTAGACG TGCTCAACCACAACAGCATCAGCTGTCAGCTTATTCAGCAGTTGTAGCACCTTTTGATCATCAGTTAGCACTTTCTGACATTGAAGACATTGaacaacagaacaagacaGACGTTACTATTATAAAGGCAACAGATACGGAACCAAGAATCGCACGACACAGTATA GGTGCATGGACGGCTCAGCAGCAAGCCAGTTTAGTGGAGAACACAAAGTTTAATAAGTCAGAGCAATTTCCT ttacAGGCACATTCTGTGAAAGTCATTCGTCACATGCCAAGAAGTGAGACAACTAGGTCGGTAGCTGCGCATCAAGGAGCAGTGAAGGATGACGTGTTGGTAACTCTCTCAGACATAGAAGAACCAATAAATCAGCAAATGTCACAGACAGTTCATCAGACTGCAAG AAGTGTAAATGATATGAAAGATGATTTGGGAGTGGAAGATGTAGAATTAGAACTGGCAGATAGTGATGATTTGTATTATAAAATGGAGCAGAGTGTAAGAAAGGAAGTTGGCTGGAAACAGGGTG ataaTACAACTACTAAAAGTAGCTCAAGAGGAGACACtaaagcagcaacaaaaaaGAAACGACCAAAAG GGCGGGTTGTTCCGTCAAGATATATGTCATCGGCACAGACTTACCCTGAAAAGAGGTCTCTAGCTCAACATAAGACTGCTATAGCTGCCAAAGTAAAA TCTCTTAGAAGTCCTAAATCTCACACACAGCATCAGAGCCAAATGGAATTTCACAGTCGCAGCCATATCGGCCATGAGAGTAGAATTCAGACACCAGCAAATTTTTCTAATGCAGTCAACAAGTCAAATTGGATGTCAACTCCATTTCTATCTCACCATCAAGCTGGTTTGAGAGGCAGGTCTTCTATTCCAGTACCAGATGTTTCCTACATTGCAAAATCAGATGACCATATGGATGTTTCTGTGGGCGATCGAAGTGATTTATTTGCTATGGGACAAACGTTTGCACGTCAGGTCAATACGAGTCATACAAGTCATGCAG GTGCAGCAATGAGATCAAAGGGTGAG AGGCAAGAGAGAGGGAAAGAGAAGTCGAGCTCAGTGTCTCAATTTAGTCAAAAGGACCTGGACTTGCTGAGATGCAGAATGCATCAGTGGTCATATTTGGCTACAATG GCTGACAAGGCTTTATATGAACAAGAACAAGACGCTATG AAGCAACTATATGCTGTTTGGTCTGAGACCGAGGCTTTACGCAATCGGCTTCACACTTTGAGTCTTAACCTTCAAGAAGCCAAACAGAATGAGGCACTGGACTGTGCATTAGATGAGCAATTGAAAGGCCTTGCACCGATTatgcaaataataaatagactAGAGCCACAGTTTTCACGTCTAGCTCATGGACTGGATACAACAAGACATCAGTATCCTACAAAAGGGATACAGCTGCCGAAGAAACCAG AAAAGCTGTTGGCTTCTATGAATCGGTCTGAGGTGGTCTTAGGTGACATGATGTTGAGTATAagacagcagcaacagcag GCTGCCTCGCTCAGCCAAACGATACGGGCTCTTGAGAATGCTCTACAAGTAGAATCACAAGAGATGCAAAG aTGTCAAGAATACCTGTCTGCGTGTGAAAGCCTTCAGACGCAAGAAACAAGCATGAAAATACACAAAATACAGACTAACGCAGAGGAAACTGGTGTATAG